Proteins found in one Lysinibacillus fusiformis genomic segment:
- a CDS encoding accessory gene regulator B family protein — translation MEFTAKEEMLVDFFEHRRPLTQLDKIKLVYGFRVVTSELKKFLIIYGIAIAFGLFWRMLLVQIGFLLVRQVAYGAHCSSFKTCLIVSCISFPFITWLAVALPITSLVVWGAFLLGAVILLFIGPVSSKKTKVQGEAHRTFLFKKLYSRLIVLGGLLVIFPTSISVFFVAGFLKGIVLVVIAKIGGSH, via the coding sequence ATGGAATTTACTGCAAAAGAGGAAATGCTAGTAGATTTTTTTGAACATAGAAGACCGTTAACACAGTTAGATAAAATTAAATTAGTGTATGGATTTCGTGTTGTTACAAGCGAGTTAAAAAAATTTTTGATTATTTACGGTATAGCTATAGCGTTCGGTTTATTTTGGAGAATGTTACTGGTTCAAATTGGATTTCTATTGGTGCGTCAAGTAGCATATGGTGCGCATTGTTCATCATTTAAAACGTGTCTTATTGTTAGTTGTATTTCATTTCCGTTCATCACATGGCTAGCTGTAGCATTGCCTATCACTTCACTCGTTGTTTGGGGGGCGTTTTTGCTAGGAGCTGTCATCTTGTTGTTTATTGGTCCAGTGAGTTCTAAAAAAACAAAAGTACAGGGTGAAGCTCATCGAACATTTTTGTTTAAAAAACTGTATAGCAGACTTATTGTGTTGGGGGGACTACTCGTTATTTTTCCAACATCCATAAGTGTATTTTTCGTAGCAGGATTTTTGAAGGGGATTGTTTTAGTGGTTATTGCAAAAATAGGAGGATCTCATTAA
- a CDS encoding ABC transporter permease encodes MYDLKNIAWKLCRAAKIQVIIAIQVVALAVCLIATMLIYVENARTEMEDNIRNLYGDVDISAGYNLSSSQESSQWITKESFNQIKTLEEVELVEPILLQFTSIDKIEGAYTLGVTNGHLTKGFYHLNDIPKDNEVIISHSLSKTLNKSVTDSIMVNGKPFLIKGVLSPNEYGEDAPILYMDIDSLKIVSSIPSDVKGLFVMIKTTDVWQTATVLHQFFPNIRVDITKETDWVQANLNSLLVFIMMLVFSIIIISGLLLKSTFSLLFSRLQAQFFVLRTMGATTGQLKKIVNYQSTIILLIGVGTGTISSLLLLKFVVPSLVEMVGLPQAHFNIPVVYFSAILLAIYFLLYMFVFVQVARVTKILPLAMKRNYEFKSYHWTKWKTVLTFIVGVMSLLILAQGILQNDAIQSIILIFTGSVCIIGCLFFLFPYMIVYTLKKYSSWIHRYLGNKAHYVKIQFIPNLSNYVPVVCILAILIMIITFNGTFLKSIVQSEETTIEKTYPYEVAIDNPYFENISYNDIELLRKKISIKEIQLDSKGSSFLTNNGVNLNYFAKDFGGADRVEITDDVADKYDLKIGDVLEGDYLDRRSNEKVIRLRITGIVPTENKYKQLFVDWNSPLIKDVVTIDKIHLTLGNGTTLDDLQQTIHDWPTLKIVERAVLLEQASEWFYQRWAMFMLILTALVVASCTGLVQTIFHIIFKRRDQYNTQRLIGLAPKELKQVIWSEVLFIVTIGLLLGLTSGMFLTKLIMQIDADGPIEWDFLFIFSSSIGTAMIILVCCRLYIARFVKRSVI; translated from the coding sequence ATGTATGATTTAAAGAATATTGCTTGGAAACTTTGTAGAGCTGCTAAAATACAAGTAATCATTGCCATACAAGTTGTAGCACTCGCTGTTTGTTTAATTGCAACAATGTTGATCTATGTTGAAAATGCACGAACAGAAATGGAAGACAATATTCGTAACTTGTATGGGGATGTGGATATTTCTGCTGGTTATAACCTTTCATCTAGTCAAGAGTCTAGTCAATGGATTACGAAAGAAAGTTTTAATCAGATTAAAACTTTAGAAGAAGTCGAGCTTGTGGAACCGATTTTACTACAATTTACATCTATTGATAAGATTGAAGGAGCCTATACATTAGGTGTTACAAATGGGCATTTAACAAAAGGATTTTACCATTTGAACGACATACCGAAAGATAATGAAGTTATTATTTCACATTCGTTATCAAAAACATTAAATAAGTCTGTTACAGATTCAATTATGGTAAATGGTAAGCCGTTTCTTATAAAAGGAGTGCTATCTCCTAATGAATATGGAGAAGATGCGCCTATTCTCTATATGGACATTGATTCTTTGAAAATTGTAAGTAGTATTCCATCGGATGTAAAAGGCTTGTTTGTCATGATTAAAACAACGGATGTGTGGCAGACAGCTACTGTATTACATCAATTTTTCCCAAATATACGTGTAGATATAACGAAAGAAACGGACTGGGTACAAGCAAATTTAAATTCCTTACTCGTTTTCATCATGATGTTAGTGTTTAGTATTATCATTATTAGTGGTCTATTATTGAAGTCCACTTTTTCATTATTATTTAGTCGTTTACAAGCCCAATTTTTCGTTTTAAGAACAATGGGAGCAACGACAGGGCAACTAAAAAAGATTGTCAACTATCAATCGACTATCATATTACTAATAGGTGTGGGGACAGGCACAATCAGTAGCCTTTTGTTGCTAAAATTCGTTGTCCCATCTTTGGTTGAGATGGTTGGCTTACCACAAGCCCATTTTAACATTCCTGTTGTTTATTTTTCAGCAATTTTACTTGCTATTTATTTCTTACTCTACATGTTTGTGTTTGTTCAAGTAGCGAGGGTAACTAAAATATTACCTTTAGCAATGAAAAGAAATTATGAGTTTAAATCATATCATTGGACGAAATGGAAGACCGTACTTACTTTTATAGTAGGTGTGATGTCATTACTTATTCTTGCACAAGGTATTTTGCAAAATGATGCAATTCAATCAATTATTCTCATTTTTACTGGAAGTGTATGTATCATAGGTTGTCTATTCTTTTTATTCCCATATATGATAGTATACACATTGAAAAAATATTCTTCCTGGATTCATCGCTATTTAGGAAACAAAGCGCACTATGTAAAAATTCAATTCATCCCTAATTTAAGTAACTATGTTCCTGTTGTTTGTATATTAGCGATTTTGATTATGATTATTACGTTTAATGGTACATTTTTGAAATCTATTGTACAATCCGAGGAAACAACGATTGAAAAAACCTATCCGTATGAAGTAGCGATTGATAATCCTTATTTTGAAAATATTTCTTATAATGATATAGAGTTATTGCGAAAAAAAATTTCAATAAAAGAAATACAATTAGATAGTAAGGGTAGTTCTTTTCTCACTAATAATGGTGTTAATCTGAATTATTTTGCCAAAGATTTTGGTGGAGCAGATAGAGTTGAAATTACAGATGATGTAGCTGATAAGTATGATTTAAAAATAGGCGATGTTTTAGAAGGCGATTACTTAGATAGACGGTCAAATGAAAAAGTCATTCGTTTAAGAATTACTGGAATTGTTCCAACTGAAAACAAATATAAACAACTTTTTGTTGATTGGAATTCCCCTTTGATTAAAGATGTTGTAACAATTGATAAAATCCATTTAACTTTAGGTAATGGCACAACATTAGACGATCTCCAACAGACGATTCATGATTGGCCAACGTTAAAAATTGTGGAGCGAGCTGTTCTTTTAGAGCAAGCCTCGGAATGGTTTTATCAACGATGGGCAATGTTCATGCTCATTTTGACTGCTTTAGTAGTAGCGAGTTGTACTGGTCTAGTGCAAACGATTTTTCATATAATCTTTAAAAGAAGAGACCAATACAATACACAACGTTTAATCGGGCTTGCCCCAAAAGAATTAAAACAGGTTATTTGGTCTGAAGTTCTCTTTATTGTCACTATCGGTTTACTACTTGGATTAACAAGTGGCATGTTTTTAACAAAGTTAATCATGCAAATTGACGCAGATGGGCCAATAGAATGGGATTTCTTATTTATATTTAGTTCAAGTATAGGTACAGCGATGATTATTTTAGTATGTTGTCGACTATATATTGCTCGATTTGTAAAACGGAGTGTTATATAG
- a CDS encoding ABC transporter ATP-binding protein, with translation MKPLKLHETQNMKETPLVVMKNVSKEFQSKDFIVQALDTINCEIYQNEIVAIMGTSGSGKSTLLNILAALDKPTHGELMFQGVPMIEQFQEPIASEFRKRNIGFIFQNFNLLDELTVSDNVALPLILLDEDSKKIAQKVKDVLTKMSISDLAVKKPHELSGGQKQRVAIARAIIANPLLLLADEPTGALDVNTTNDILTTLVQLKNLTNQTIILVTHDPHVSTYADRVLFFHKGKLVDSYINQVNSDNLSMIFDKFKNIQRSYLNV, from the coding sequence ATGAAACCGTTGAAACTACATGAGACACAAAATATGAAAGAAACCCCATTAGTAGTGATGAAAAATGTGTCAAAGGAATTTCAGTCAAAGGATTTTATTGTACAAGCACTAGATACAATCAATTGTGAAATTTACCAAAACGAAATCGTAGCAATAATGGGTACGAGTGGTTCAGGGAAAAGTACATTACTTAATATTTTAGCTGCTTTAGACAAACCTACACATGGGGAATTAATGTTTCAAGGTGTACCAATGATTGAGCAATTTCAAGAACCGATAGCATCGGAATTTAGAAAACGAAATATAGGTTTTATATTTCAAAATTTTAACTTATTAGATGAATTGACGGTATCAGATAATGTGGCTCTGCCTTTAATTTTGCTAGATGAGGACTCTAAAAAAATTGCGCAAAAGGTGAAAGATGTTTTAACAAAAATGTCAATTAGTGATTTAGCTGTGAAGAAACCACATGAATTATCTGGTGGGCAAAAACAACGAGTGGCTATAGCACGAGCGATTATTGCCAATCCGCTATTATTACTGGCAGATGAGCCAACAGGGGCCTTAGATGTGAATACAACTAATGATATTTTAACAACACTTGTTCAATTGAAAAATCTAACAAATCAAACAATTATATTGGTAACACATGATCCACATGTATCGACTTATGCTGATCGTGTACTATTCTTTCATAAAGGGAAATTAGTAGATAGTTATATCAATCAAGTAAATAGCGATAATTTATCGATGATTTTTGACAAATTTAAAAACATACAGAGGAGTTATCTCAATGTATGA
- a CDS encoding ABC transporter ATP-binding protein encodes MKLNELKFHEKDRPVRDFFYSQYFYLKNIWREQKSIFLFLTILSIITSIMLPLEILLQKRLIDQLTVVQKIPNELGFVLVLLVAITFLSLFGQLSGKIQDYLFRKISLRVNYLFKAMLNKKVTSVSLENFESSFFYNQVNLAAKALEGNGLGTTYSFLQIITSVFSLFSVFAILMAIHWTLPLTVLLSTIPGVVIVFFSKLKNYKVEKNVVFKERELSYTESLFFDKSYLKEIKVYTLSDYLLEKWKKLYFYTMNKRLEVTKWELKNSAVMILFVGVINTGVSVFFVYQLVENALTIGSYVALTAAIITLQGIFAQIGAHIASIFEAAIYNNALIKLLKIEHFDDEKREEINSIETIDIKNGTFNYPYSDISAFSKLNFSIRRGEKISIVGGNGSGKTTLAHCLVGLFNLTEGTILVNGENMTDIDKSSLHKQVAVVFQTFPKYMYSLRENIGFGNVDDMENDQKIWDVIRKVGLGHKLSIHNVDLDTYLSKEMDGGIDLSGGEWQKIALGRALMKDVSLILLDEPTASLDPHSELKTLELFDSMTDDKTTITITHRIGPTKLSDKIIVMDKGKIEEIGTFDELINNKGLFYRMHQAQSKWYERKEHFHETVETT; translated from the coding sequence ATGAAGTTGAATGAATTAAAATTCCATGAGAAAGATCGACCTGTTAGAGACTTTTTCTATTCACAGTATTTTTATTTGAAAAATATTTGGAGAGAACAAAAGAGCATATTTCTTTTTTTAACTATTTTAAGCATAATAACTTCTATTATGTTACCTTTAGAAATTTTGCTACAGAAAAGGTTGATAGATCAACTAACGGTGGTGCAGAAAATTCCTAATGAATTGGGGTTTGTGTTAGTTCTCCTTGTAGCAATAACGTTTCTTAGTCTATTTGGACAACTATCTGGAAAAATTCAAGATTATCTATTTCGAAAAATTTCTTTAAGAGTGAATTATTTATTTAAAGCGATGTTAAACAAAAAAGTAACTAGCGTTTCTTTAGAAAACTTTGAGTCTAGCTTTTTTTACAATCAAGTGAATCTGGCAGCCAAAGCATTGGAAGGAAATGGGTTAGGTACAACATATTCTTTTTTGCAGATCATTACAAGTGTATTTTCGTTATTTTCAGTTTTTGCGATTTTAATGGCTATTCATTGGACATTACCTTTAACTGTGCTTTTATCAACAATTCCCGGGGTTGTCATTGTTTTTTTTAGCAAACTTAAAAATTATAAAGTTGAAAAAAACGTTGTATTTAAAGAAAGAGAGCTTTCTTATACAGAATCCCTTTTTTTTGACAAAAGCTATTTAAAGGAAATTAAAGTGTATACATTGAGTGATTATTTACTGGAAAAATGGAAAAAACTTTATTTTTATACGATGAACAAGAGACTTGAAGTGACAAAGTGGGAACTGAAAAATAGTGCAGTGATGATACTATTTGTAGGAGTTATCAATACAGGTGTATCTGTATTCTTTGTTTATCAACTAGTAGAGAACGCTTTAACAATAGGGAGTTATGTGGCGTTAACTGCAGCTATAATTACTTTGCAGGGCATTTTTGCTCAAATTGGTGCACATATAGCTTCTATTTTTGAAGCAGCTATTTATAATAATGCATTAATCAAGTTGTTGAAAATAGAACATTTTGATGACGAAAAGAGAGAAGAAATTAATTCTATTGAAACGATTGATATTAAAAATGGCACTTTCAACTATCCTTATTCTGATATTTCAGCTTTTTCAAAATTGAACTTTTCAATACGAAGAGGAGAAAAAATTTCGATTGTAGGTGGAAACGGTTCAGGGAAAACAACACTCGCCCATTGTTTAGTAGGATTATTCAATTTGACAGAAGGAACGATTTTAGTAAATGGAGAAAATATGACCGACATTGATAAATCTAGTTTACATAAACAAGTTGCTGTTGTTTTTCAAACATTCCCTAAATATATGTATTCCTTAAGAGAAAATATTGGTTTTGGCAATGTAGATGACATGGAGAATGACCAGAAAATATGGGATGTCATAAGAAAAGTAGGATTGGGACATAAATTATCAATCCATAATGTTGACTTAGATACTTATTTATCTAAAGAAATGGATGGCGGAATTGATCTATCTGGGGGAGAATGGCAAAAAATAGCTTTAGGACGAGCGCTAATGAAGGATGTTAGTTTGATTTTGTTGGATGAACCTACAGCGTCATTAGATCCTCATTCAGAATTAAAAACACTTGAATTATTTGATAGCATGACAGATGATAAAACAACGATTACGATTACACATAGAATCGGACCCACGAAATTATCAGATAAGATTATCGTAATGGATAAGGGGAAAATTGAAGAAATTGGTACTTTTGATGAATTAATAAATAATAAAGGATTATTTTATCGTATGCATCAAGCCCAATCCAAATGGTATGAGCGAAAGGAGCATTTTCATGAAACCGTTGAAACTACATGA
- a CDS encoding MauE/DoxX family redox-associated membrane protein yields the protein MIYIFCYGSALVLILSGISKLISHSNTKQFFLKYIPINDILITFLALLFPLFEIVIGVSLFIYAHPILYISALSLILLFIIINSYALINKIEEDCKCFGNLIPTKTGLGGLIQSLCMFFSIVPLLYFDKGNMNILDFGNIFYLVPVLLWFITLIIIRRNVEVV from the coding sequence ATGATTTATATTTTTTGTTATGGTTCTGCTTTAGTATTGATACTTTCTGGGATTTCTAAATTAATCTCACATTCAAATACAAAGCAGTTTTTTTTAAAGTATATTCCTATCAATGATATTTTAATTACATTTTTGGCATTGTTATTCCCATTATTTGAAATTGTAATAGGTGTCAGTTTGTTTATTTATGCTCACCCTATACTTTATATTAGTGCCTTATCTTTAATCTTACTCTTTATAATTATTAATTCGTATGCACTTATTAATAAGATAGAAGAGGACTGTAAATGTTTCGGCAATTTAATTCCAACTAAGACAGGACTGGGTGGCTTAATACAAAGTCTATGCATGTTTTTCAGTATAGTGCCACTACTCTATTTTGATAAAGGTAATATGAATATACTTGACTTTGGCAATATATTTTATCTCGTACCTGTTCTTTTATGGTTCATCACTTTAATAATTATTAGAAGAAACGTAGAGGTGGTGTAA
- a CDS encoding MauE/DoxX family redox-associated membrane protein has translation MNIIIVYLVVAIIFLKNGFNKVFKIYHYYVAINEKITISPIFVSILVSLDVLVGISLLIQFVNVYICMTAVMLQLFNLFLLFKPSKGGKTRNCGCFENIPININIKNLGYNYVKFTLTFLIFLGEIL, from the coding sequence CTGAATATCATTATTGTTTATCTGGTTGTAGCAATTATTTTTCTAAAAAACGGATTCAATAAAGTTTTTAAAATTTATCATTATTACGTGGCGATAAATGAAAAAATAACAATATCTCCGATATTCGTAAGCATTTTAGTGAGTTTAGATGTGCTTGTAGGTATCTCCTTATTAATTCAATTTGTGAATGTTTACATATGTATGACCGCTGTAATGTTGCAATTGTTCAATCTTTTTTTACTGTTTAAACCTTCTAAAGGAGGAAAGACACGTAACTGTGGTTGTTTTGAAAACATACCTATCAATATAAATATAAAAAATTTAGGATACAATTATGTGAAATTCACATTAACTTTCTTAATTTTTTTAGGAGAGATACTATGA
- a CDS encoding asparagine synthase-related protein, giving the protein MNWYVFEFMDNSEGEVDKNGHLKINSKSKVNYFNTSSQNFVLKAAYAQNTTPYVFFENNDVLIVGDIVIYNILNHGVYENVDWTEQELLTNLISLYNTFGLDFVKRLDGEFSFVLFDKKNLTLMACRDTLGVKRLFYLKTDTKLVVASDIFLLKSYLNTPELNGVYFQEYLNAKGIVDSYLTPYKEILRLPSGNMFVYENKEINLINYVNYDELFSDKWMMKETTINREALIEEFESILNKAVLRRVRKSERNTVLLSGGLDSTTIFNVSKRLGHRYGEINSVSVVFDELKECDESAYITELLEQYNSKGTFLNYDSVLMYEDLRNNILRFDEPYATAPTCEFISPLIESSVNNNTYSILTGYGGDQLLTNPPYLLRDYVREGKIKDMFGDLTKYCMYTNMSAFKGLREYIIQPHPFSRTTKNKRNHARNLLHQMLNAKANHYMDRAIGGFYGADIKHPFLDRELISFMIKIPSHILFDPFYTKKILRDSQKNKLPDSIRLRINKTSHIAHTLKSIRKNWNSIYSNVKSPLVVSKLGLCSEEFWEENLYKWRNGLLIDEAFLLLFSIEVWIMQEV; this is encoded by the coding sequence GTGAATTGGTATGTGTTTGAATTTATGGATAATTCGGAGGGGGAAGTGGATAAAAATGGACATCTTAAGATCAACAGTAAATCAAAAGTAAATTATTTCAACACATCCTCACAGAACTTTGTTTTGAAAGCAGCATATGCTCAAAATACGACCCCATATGTGTTTTTTGAAAATAATGATGTGTTAATAGTGGGAGACATTGTGATATACAATATTTTGAATCATGGTGTATATGAAAATGTTGATTGGACTGAGCAAGAATTACTCACTAATTTAATTTCCCTTTATAACACATTTGGTTTGGATTTTGTGAAGCGTTTAGATGGCGAGTTTTCATTTGTTCTATTTGATAAAAAGAATTTAACATTAATGGCCTGTAGAGATACCTTGGGGGTAAAAAGGCTCTTTTATTTAAAAACCGATACAAAATTAGTAGTTGCGAGCGATATCTTTCTATTGAAAAGTTATCTAAATACACCTGAGTTGAACGGTGTTTACTTTCAAGAATATCTAAATGCAAAAGGAATTGTTGATTCCTATTTAACGCCATATAAAGAGATCTTGCGTTTACCGAGTGGGAATATGTTTGTTTATGAAAATAAGGAAATTAACCTAATAAACTATGTGAATTATGATGAATTATTTTCTGATAAATGGATGATGAAGGAGACAACTATAAATCGGGAAGCGTTAATTGAAGAATTCGAAAGTATTTTGAACAAAGCAGTTTTGAGGAGAGTACGGAAAAGCGAGCGAAATACGGTGTTATTAAGCGGTGGCTTAGACTCAACTACTATTTTTAATGTGTCAAAACGATTGGGGCATAGATACGGAGAAATTAATTCGGTAAGCGTTGTTTTTGATGAATTAAAGGAATGCGATGAAAGTGCATATATAACGGAATTATTAGAACAATATAATTCTAAAGGTACTTTTCTAAATTATGATTCAGTATTGATGTATGAAGATCTTCGGAATAATATATTACGTTTTGACGAACCGTATGCTACTGCTCCTACATGTGAATTTATTTCTCCCTTAATAGAGTCAAGTGTGAACAATAATACATATAGTATCCTAACAGGTTATGGTGGTGACCAACTTTTAACGAATCCGCCGTATTTATTAAGAGATTACGTTAGAGAAGGAAAAATAAAGGATATGTTCGGCGATTTAACTAAATATTGTATGTATACAAATATGTCTGCTTTTAAAGGATTACGTGAGTACATCATTCAACCACATCCTTTTAGTAGAACAACTAAAAATAAACGGAATCATGCTAGAAATTTATTGCATCAAATGTTAAATGCAAAAGCCAATCATTATATGGATAGGGCGATAGGTGGCTTTTATGGTGCGGATATAAAACATCCTTTTTTAGATAGGGAGTTAATTTCTTTTATGATTAAAATCCCTAGTCATATTCTCTTTGATCCTTTCTACACGAAAAAAATTTTAAGAGACTCTCAGAAAAATAAGTTACCTGACAGTATTCGACTGCGTATAAATAAAACATCACACATTGCTCATACATTAAAGAGTATAAGGAAAAATTGGAATTCAATTTATTCTAATGTAAAGTCACCTTTAGTTGTCTCAAAGTTAGGTCTTTGTTCCGAAGAGTTTTGGGAAGAAAATTTATATAAGTGGAGAAATGGTTTGTTGATAGATGAGGCTTTTTTATTGCTGTTCTCCATTGAAGTATGGATTATGCAAGAAGTGTAA
- a CDS encoding lasso peptide biosynthesis B2 protein, whose protein sequence is MYNILYLYKELIFLDFQIRRKGFNEVFRRYIKKYTIEGSKEIFTEENSEEILEWFILLDQVCCWYPRKADCIHKTLIGYKILQSKYGIPVNMVIGIKKFPLEAHAWIQYQGHNLFEEMENLDSLKVIIDSNSYMKGVELR, encoded by the coding sequence TTGTATAATATTTTATATTTATACAAAGAATTAATATTTTTAGATTTCCAAATACGGAGAAAAGGTTTTAATGAAGTCTTTAGACGCTATATAAAAAAATATACTATAGAGGGTTCTAAAGAGATTTTTACTGAGGAGAATTCTGAAGAGATTTTGGAGTGGTTTATTCTTTTAGACCAAGTTTGCTGTTGGTATCCTAGGAAAGCAGATTGTATACACAAAACGTTAATTGGTTATAAGATACTTCAATCTAAGTATGGTATACCAGTAAACATGGTAATAGGGATAAAAAAATTTCCCTTAGAGGCACATGCCTGGATTCAATATCAGGGCCACAATCTATTTGAAGAAATGGAAAATCTTGATTCGTTGAAAGTGATTATAGATTCAAACTCGTATATGAAGGGAGTTGAACTTAGGTGA
- a CDS encoding PqqD family protein, producing the protein MRVKKSKYLLSYKEEDEYLIINIYTNQIYALDKFSSFIWEEFDKTPIVSDISKLIAKRTNEDILIIQKDLDGFLNSLSKGGLIKFV; encoded by the coding sequence ATGCGTGTAAAAAAATCAAAGTATCTTCTTTCCTATAAAGAAGAGGATGAATATCTAATTATTAATATTTATACGAATCAAATTTACGCACTAGATAAATTTAGTTCATTTATTTGGGAAGAGTTTGATAAAACACCAATAGTCTCTGATATTTCCAAATTAATAGCTAAAAGGACAAATGAAGATATTTTAATTATTCAAAAGGATTTAGATGGATTTTTAAATTCGTTGTCAAAAGGAGGTTTAATTAAATTTGTATAA